The Rhododendron vialii isolate Sample 1 chromosome 8a, ASM3025357v1 genome has a window encoding:
- the LOC131335902 gene encoding pentatricopeptide repeat-containing protein At1g08070, chloroplastic-like: MALTAPTAITQFPDNPKTLILKQCKNIKDLNQIHAHLIKTRLIHNPRVAENLLESAAILIPKLPMDYPISIFKKLEEPDSAAYNLMIRFFTLKQSPNEAILLFNEMRERSVHPDEFTFPCILKACSKLHALKEGEQIHALIMKYGFAFDGFAVNALLGLFASCGKVEVARHLFDGMPERSVVTWNSMFSGYTGSGCWEEVVGLFRKMLEMEVGFDEVTLFCVLKACGRLAEIELGEWIHEYVEANGLKGNPSLVTSLVDMYSKCGHVDTARRLFDEMPRRDFVAWSAMISGYGQASRHREALELVHVMQKTNIEPTEVTMVSILFSCAVLGALETGKWVHSYVMKKRMKLTVTLGTALMDLYLKCGSVGSAIEVFRNMPSKNVFSWTVLIQGLANNGQGKKAIGFFHAMVERNIAPNNVTFVAVLCACSHAGLVDEGRGFFVSMSRDFGIEPMIEHYGCMVDILGRAGCIEEAYEFINNMPIQPNAVIWRTLLASCRVYKNVEIGERSLKNVVRLESAHSGDYILLSNIYASVGRLEDAVRARNQIKEKGIKKMPGCSVIEMDGIIHEFFSEDNIHPDSEEVYNATENMMKKIKLAGYVPNTTGARLDAEEDDKESSISHHSEKLAIAFGLIRTSPGTTIRITKNLRVCMDCHNATKMISKVFDREIVVRDRNRFHHFKDGSCSCNDYW, encoded by the coding sequence ATGGCCTTAACTGCTCCAACCGCAATCACCCAGTTCCCAGataaccctaaaaccctaatcCTCAAACAATGCAAGAACATCAAAGACCTCAACCAAATCCACGCTCACCTCATCAAAACCCGCCTCATCCACAACCCGAGAGTGGCCGAAAACCTCCTCGAATCCGCCGCCATACTCATCCCAAAACTACCTATGGACTATCCTATCTCCATCTTCAAAAAACTCGAAGAACCCGATTCGGCTGCTTATAATCTCATGATCAGGTTCTTCACATTGAAGCAATCACCCAATGAAGCCATTCTTTTGTTCAACGAAATGCGCGAAAGATCGGTTCATCCCGATGAATTCACCTTCCCCTGCATTTTGAAAGCTTGTTCTAAGCTACATGCTTTGAAAGAGGGAGAGCAAATCCATGCCCTGATTATGAAATATGGATTTGCGTTTGATGGGTTTGCGGTGAATGCTTTGCTTGGTTTGTTTGCTAGTTGTGGCAAAGTAGAGGTTGCCCGCCACTTGTTTGATGGAATGCCTGAGAGGAGTGTTGTCACATGGAATTCGATGTTTTCAGGGTACACTGGGAGTGGTTGTTGGGAAGAGGTTGTGGGGTTGTTTCGGAAAATGCTGGAAATGGAAGTTGGGTTTGATGAGGTTACgttgttttgtgttttgaaaGCCTGTGGAAGGTTGGCTGAAATTGAACTGGGTGAGTGGATCCATGAGTACGTGGAGGCAAATGGGTTAAAGGGAAATCCCTCTTTGGTCACCTCGCTCGTGGATATGTATTCAAAGTGCGGTCATGTGGATACAGCTCGAAGGCTATTTGATGAGATGCCTCGAAGGGATTTTGTTGCATGGAGTGCTATGATATCCGGATATGGCCAAGCAAGCCGACATAGAGAGGCACTTGAACTGGTTCACGTGATGCAAAAAACCAATATAGAGCCCACTGAGGTGACTATGGTTAGCATACTTTTTTCTTGTGCTGTTCTTGGAGCTCTAGAAACGGGCAAATGGGTGCATTCTTATGTAATGAAGAAGAGGATGAAGCTCACGGTCACTCTTGGAACTGCGCTGATGGATTTGTATCTGAAATGCGGGTCCGTTGGCAGTGCAATCGAAGTGTTTAGAAACATGCCTTCAAAGAATGTCTTCTCTTGGACAGTGTTAATTCAAGGCCTTGCAAATAATGGACAAGGGAAAAAGGCTATTGGGTTCTTCCATGCAATGGTGGAAAGGAACATTGCACCGAACAATGTAACTTTCGTGGCTGTTCTTTGTGCTTGTAGCCATGCAGGTTTGGTGGATGAGGGTAGGGGATTCTTTGTTAGTATGAGTAGAGATTTTGGTATTGAACCGATGATTGAGCATTATGGTTGCATGGTTGATATCCTTGGTAGAGCAGGCTGCATAGAAGAGGCTTATGAGTTTATAAACAACATGCCCATCCAACCCAATGCAGTTATTTGGAGAACATTGTTGGCTTCGTGCAGAGTTTATAAAAACGTTGAAATTGGTGAAAGGTCGCTCAAAAATGTGGTCAGATTGGAGTCTGCGCATAGCGGTGATTACATACTTCTGTCAAATATTTATGCTTCTGTGGGTAGGTTAGAGGATGCGGTAAGAGCGAGGAATCAGATCAAAGAGAAAGGAATAAAGAAAATGCCAGGCTGTAGTGTGATTGAGATGGATGGAATCATTCATGAGTTTTTTTCTGAAGACAATATACACCCTGATTCGGAAGAGGTTTATAATGCAACTGAAAACATGATGAAGAAGATCAAATTGGCTGGATATGTGCCCAACACCACGGGGGCAAGGCTAGATGCAGAGGAAGATGACAAGGAATCTTCAATATCTCACCATAGTGAGAAGCTGGCAATTGCCTTTGGCCTTATTCGGACTTCTCCAGGTACTACAATCAGAATAACGAAAAATCTCAGAGTGTGTATGGACTGTCACAACGCTACGAAGATGATATCGAAGGTTTTTGATAGAGAAATTGTTGTTAGGGATAGAAACCGTTTTCACCATTTCAAGGACGGGTCTTGTTCGTGTAACGATTACTGGTGA